From a single Seriola aureovittata isolate HTS-2021-v1 ecotype China chromosome 18, ASM2101889v1, whole genome shotgun sequence genomic region:
- the LOC130186257 gene encoding uncharacterized protein LOC130186257 produces MATISNISEKYKDIISKSSRISSGSPALYQLRPKKEEFGTLTRKTVGERNLKKVNKTILLVGETGTGKSTLINTMVNYAMGVEFDDDIWFEIVEEEKGSQSESQTSDVIVYEIFGFEDKTLPFSLTIIDTPGYGDTRGTEHDLIVSHRLFDLFRSEEGVHEVSAVGLVMKASENRLSDRLMYIFSSVMSLFGNDMEKNIVTLITHSDGRKPKNVLEALEAAKIKCARNEKNQPVHFLFNNCQKEDRTDDREVLELADKITVRGISQFKDFLEKNAPQKLEKTVDVLNEHVRLTACIQNLQERIKLIELKQTEIKQTKEALKKYEEEMKKNEKFTVEVDEVYRDKEPIDGGMGGFLWLLYTGAVTCKVCEENCHYPGCTTAPSPNHCKIMERGHCIVCTNKCPASDHVKEKWIYVNKTRKVQKTLQGMKDKYEENKAESEKKSSLLENLEKEMKELTNNKDQYLDESYQHVVRLEQISLNVNSVSTHVHLDFLTEKMKDSGDTEKVQKLEEIKGRVDTRVPAALRFVYVKIMSAGRGLKDVFYLSGQTGVGETSSLH; encoded by the exons ATGGCAAC GATCAGTAACATCTCGGAAAAATACAAGGACATCATCTCCAAAAGTTCTCGGATCAGTTCAGGATCTCCTGCTCTATACCAGCTGAGACCAAAGAAAGAAGAGTTTGGTACTCTGACCAGAAAGACTGTTGGTGAAAGAAATCTGAAGAAGGTAAATAAAACCATCTTACTTGTtggagaaacaggaacaggGAAATCTACTCTGATCAACACTATGGTCAACTACGCCATGGGAGTAGAGTTTGATGACGACATCTGGTTTGAGATcgtagaggaggagaagggaagtCAGTCAGAAAGTCAGACATCAGATGTGATCGTGTACGAGATCTTTGGATTTGAAGATAAAACTCTGCCCTTCTCTCTGACCATCATTGATACTCCTGGATATGGAGACACCAGAGGGACTGAACATGATCTCATCGTCAGTCACAGATTATTTGACTTGTTCCGCTCAGAAGAAGGAGTTCATGAAGTTAGTGCAGTGGGTCTGGTGATGAAGGCGTCAGAGAATCGACTGAGTGATCGACTGATGTAcatcttcagctcagtgatGTCTCTGTTTGGAAACGACATGGAGAAGAACATCGTCACTCTCATCACTCACTCAGATggaagaaaaccaaaaaatgttctTGAAGCTCTTGAAGCTGCAAAAATTAAATGTGCCAGAAATGAGAAGAATCAGcctgttcacttcctgttcaatAACTGCCAGAAAGAAGACCGAACAGACGACAGAGAAGTGCTGGAACTAGCTGATAAAATAACAGTGAGAGGAATTAGTCAGTTTAAAGACTTTCTGGAAAAAAATGCACCTCAAAAACTGGAGAAAACTGTGGATGTTTTGAATGAACACGTCAGACTGACGGCCTGTATCCAGAACCTGCAGGAGAGAATTAAGTTGATTGaactgaaacagacagaaatcaaacagacaaaagaagctctgaagaaatatgaagaagagatgaagaagaatgAGAAGTTCACTGTAGAAGTGGATGAGGTCTACAGAGATAAAGAACCTATTGATGGTGGGATGGGGGGGTTCTTGTGGTTGTTATATACAGGAGCTGTGACCTGTAAAGTCTGTGAAGAGAACTGTCACTATCCAGGATGCACAACAGCCCCAAGTCCGAATCACTGTAAAATCATGGAACGtggccactgcattgtttgtACTAATAAATGTCCTGCATCAGATCATGTGAAAGAAAAGTGGATCTATGTCAACAAGACAAGAAAAGTTCAGAAGACTCTACAAGGCATGAAAGACAAGTATGAAGAGAATAAAGCAGAAAGTGAGAAGAAGTCGAGCCTCCTGGAAAATCTagagaaggaaatgaaagagctgacaaacaacaaagatcAATACCTTGACGAGTCCTACCAACATGTCGTCAGGCTGGAGCAGATCtccctgaatgtaaattcagtgtCCACCCATGTCCACTTGGACTTCCTGACTGAGAAGATGAAGGATAGTGGAGACACAGAGAAGGTCCAGAAGCTGGAGGAGATAAAAGGTCGAGTGGACACAAGAGTCCCTGCAGCCCTGCGGTTCGTGTACGTGAAGATAATGTCAGCTGGGAGAGGACTTAAAGATGTCTTTTACTTGTCAGGTCAGACAGGTGTTGGGGAGACCTCGTCGCTCCACTAG
- the cfap53 gene encoding cilia- and flagella-associated protein 53 isoform X1, whose protein sequence is MLLSQKGTGGREFTGPTPHSAAVVRHRAPANSERAKFPPSRPVDHLILERQKQDAARDEVLDFTRYQQTCDVKNSWLKSSDRHFLRGAIEREVRAAVKQNESDIDERRRRLAELLEAEQQQLLQELEEKKETTVERQNKMRERARLLRERRESERQQLVSHKLEQLFIERCEELRTVQNRRREQQVCAERASQVRSRQERLQQRREEERLFDQLWEADRRAKDERERRRAQTQQLRNQEQLNVLKTQVDEAERQRLRDKELKDEEARLMLQQQETQLLQEQREQQQRQQAQHTRRQQLDQGLRLKMRRLAREQQDELQLDMSILQQLLRQETDQKQEAAQRKVELREEQQRYRQYLYEELQRQRREEQETEQLIEDKLRETWARREEQNRLQREARNRLMDQVLEARRLQIQQKLVLNQQKQAELQREGEELQRTMEEMKLKDEEEKRRQRQTSEAYLADLRAQVRQQQQLRCEERAEAQREQQQGLILQQLYDHKVDQILSRPTSHTTAPHPFRRAEGPSSAPRPT, encoded by the exons ATGCTGCTGAGCCAGAAGGGAACCGGGGGTCGGGAGTTCACCGGGCCGACGCCTCACTCCGCGGCCGTGGTGAGACACCGAGCCCCCGCTAActcagag AGAGCCAAGTTCCCGCCGTCCCGGCCCGTGGACCACCTGATCCTGGAGAGGCAGAAACAGGACGCGGCCCGGGATGAGGTCCTGGACTTCACCAGGTACCAGCAGACCTGCGACGTCAAGAACTCGTGGCTGAAGAGTTCAGACCGTCACTTCCTGAGAGGAGCCATCGAGAGGGAAGTGAGAGCTGCTGTGAAGCAGAACGAGTCCGACATCGACGAGAGGAGACGCAG GCTGGCCGAGCTGCTGGAggccgagcagcagcagctgctgcaggagctggaggagaagaaggagacgACGGTGGAGAGACAGAacaagatgagagagagagcccGACtcctgagggagaggagagagagcgagagacagcaGCTGGTGTCACACAAGCTGGAGCAGCTGTTCAT AGAGCGCTGCGAGGAGCTGCGCACCGTCCAGAACCGGCGGCGGGAGCAGCAGGTGTGCGCGGAGCGAGCCTCTCAGGTGAGGAGCCGACAGGAGCGACTACAGCAGCGGCGGGAGGAGGAGCGGCTGTTCGACCAGCTGTGGGAGGCGGACCGGCGAGCcaaagacgagagagagaggcggcGAGCGCAGACGCAGCAGCTGAGGAACCAGGAGCAGCTGAACGTCCTGAAGACTCAGGTGGACGAGGCCGAGCGGCAGAGACTCAGGGACAAGGAGCTGAAGGACGAGGAGGCGCGACTCATG ctgcagcagcaggagacgCAGCTCCTGCAGGAGCAgcgggagcagcagcagaggcagcaggcTCAGCACACCAGACGTCAGCAGCTGGATCAGGGTCTGAGGCTGAAGATGAGGCGTCTGGCCCGAGAGCAGCAGGACGAGCTGCAGCTGGACATGAgcatcctgcagcagctgctccgaCAGGAAACTGACCAGAAACAGgaagctgctcagaggaag GTGGAGCTGcgtgaggagcagcagaggtaCCGACAGTATCTGtatgaggagctgcagagacagaggagggaggagcaggagacggaGCAGCTGATCGAAGACAAGCTGAGGGAGACCTGGGCCCGGAGGGAGGAGCAGAACCGCCTGCAGAGGGAGGCCAGGAACCGACTGATGGACCAGGTCCTGGAGGCCCGACGCCTGCAGATCCAGCAGAAAC tggttcTGAACCAGCAGAAACAGGCGGAGCttcagagagagggggaggagcttCAGAGAACGATGGAGGAGATGAAGCTgaaggacgaggaggagaagagacg TCAGAGGCAGACCTCGGAGGCGTACCTGGCCGACCTGAGGGCTCAGgtgcggcagcagcagcagctcaggtgtGAGGAGAGGGCGGAGGCTcagagggagcagcagcagggtctGATCCTGCAGCAGCTCTACGACCACAAGGTGGACCAGATCCTGTCCAGACCCACCTCCCACACCACGGCCCCCCACCCCTTCAGGAGAGCGGAGGGGCCCAGCTCTGCCCCCAGACCCACATAG
- the cfap53 gene encoding cilia- and flagella-associated protein 53 isoform X2, which translates to MLLSQKGTGGREFTGPTPHSAAVRAKFPPSRPVDHLILERQKQDAARDEVLDFTRYQQTCDVKNSWLKSSDRHFLRGAIEREVRAAVKQNESDIDERRRRLAELLEAEQQQLLQELEEKKETTVERQNKMRERARLLRERRESERQQLVSHKLEQLFIERCEELRTVQNRRREQQVCAERASQVRSRQERLQQRREEERLFDQLWEADRRAKDERERRRAQTQQLRNQEQLNVLKTQVDEAERQRLRDKELKDEEARLMLQQQETQLLQEQREQQQRQQAQHTRRQQLDQGLRLKMRRLAREQQDELQLDMSILQQLLRQETDQKQEAAQRKVELREEQQRYRQYLYEELQRQRREEQETEQLIEDKLRETWARREEQNRLQREARNRLMDQVLEARRLQIQQKLVLNQQKQAELQREGEELQRTMEEMKLKDEEEKRRQRQTSEAYLADLRAQVRQQQQLRCEERAEAQREQQQGLILQQLYDHKVDQILSRPTSHTTAPHPFRRAEGPSSAPRPT; encoded by the exons ATGCTGCTGAGCCAGAAGGGAACCGGGGGTCGGGAGTTCACCGGGCCGACGCCTCACTCCGCGGCCGTG AGAGCCAAGTTCCCGCCGTCCCGGCCCGTGGACCACCTGATCCTGGAGAGGCAGAAACAGGACGCGGCCCGGGATGAGGTCCTGGACTTCACCAGGTACCAGCAGACCTGCGACGTCAAGAACTCGTGGCTGAAGAGTTCAGACCGTCACTTCCTGAGAGGAGCCATCGAGAGGGAAGTGAGAGCTGCTGTGAAGCAGAACGAGTCCGACATCGACGAGAGGAGACGCAG GCTGGCCGAGCTGCTGGAggccgagcagcagcagctgctgcaggagctggaggagaagaaggagacgACGGTGGAGAGACAGAacaagatgagagagagagcccGACtcctgagggagaggagagagagcgagagacagcaGCTGGTGTCACACAAGCTGGAGCAGCTGTTCAT AGAGCGCTGCGAGGAGCTGCGCACCGTCCAGAACCGGCGGCGGGAGCAGCAGGTGTGCGCGGAGCGAGCCTCTCAGGTGAGGAGCCGACAGGAGCGACTACAGCAGCGGCGGGAGGAGGAGCGGCTGTTCGACCAGCTGTGGGAGGCGGACCGGCGAGCcaaagacgagagagagaggcggcGAGCGCAGACGCAGCAGCTGAGGAACCAGGAGCAGCTGAACGTCCTGAAGACTCAGGTGGACGAGGCCGAGCGGCAGAGACTCAGGGACAAGGAGCTGAAGGACGAGGAGGCGCGACTCATG ctgcagcagcaggagacgCAGCTCCTGCAGGAGCAgcgggagcagcagcagaggcagcaggcTCAGCACACCAGACGTCAGCAGCTGGATCAGGGTCTGAGGCTGAAGATGAGGCGTCTGGCCCGAGAGCAGCAGGACGAGCTGCAGCTGGACATGAgcatcctgcagcagctgctccgaCAGGAAACTGACCAGAAACAGgaagctgctcagaggaag GTGGAGCTGcgtgaggagcagcagaggtaCCGACAGTATCTGtatgaggagctgcagagacagaggagggaggagcaggagacggaGCAGCTGATCGAAGACAAGCTGAGGGAGACCTGGGCCCGGAGGGAGGAGCAGAACCGCCTGCAGAGGGAGGCCAGGAACCGACTGATGGACCAGGTCCTGGAGGCCCGACGCCTGCAGATCCAGCAGAAAC tggttcTGAACCAGCAGAAACAGGCGGAGCttcagagagagggggaggagcttCAGAGAACGATGGAGGAGATGAAGCTgaaggacgaggaggagaagagacg TCAGAGGCAGACCTCGGAGGCGTACCTGGCCGACCTGAGGGCTCAGgtgcggcagcagcagcagctcaggtgtGAGGAGAGGGCGGAGGCTcagagggagcagcagcagggtctGATCCTGCAGCAGCTCTACGACCACAAGGTGGACCAGATCCTGTCCAGACCCACCTCCCACACCACGGCCCCCCACCCCTTCAGGAGAGCGGAGGGGCCCAGCTCTGCCCCCAGACCCACATAG